The genome window GTGGGTGAGCTTAATTTTATCGATTTTCGATTAAAGGATACACCCAGTTCCTTTCTGCAGGCAATGGGTATCCTCCTGAGCTTGTTGCTGATCTTTCGCACCAATACCGCCTACGATCGTTTTTACGAAGGTCGGCAGATATGGGGAACACTGGTCAACAACTGTCGGAACCTCGCGATCTACTTCAATGCGGTTTTACCGGAGGGCGACACCGATAGCCGTGCCTTTTATGCCAAGGCCATTTCCAATTTTCCCTTCGCTCTCAAAAATCATTTACGGGAAGTGCCGGGCGTAGATGAACTGGACATCGTTGAAGAGGGCGAAAAACGCAGTCTGAGTAACTTCGACCATAAACCCGCTGGCGTGTCGAACCAGCTGTGGGTGCGGACGGAGATTCTGTACCGGGAAGGGCGGCTCTCTGAATCGCAGCACATTAACCTGAACCAGCGCCTGACCACGTTGATGGACGTTTGCGGTGTTTGTGAGCGGATTAAGAGTACCCCAATCCCGTTCTCTTACAATTTGTTCATCAAGCTGTTTATCATGATTTACGTGGGGATACTGCCGTTTACGATCATTACGGCTTATGGCTACCTGACGATTCCGGCTGTGTTACTCACGTCTTATATTCTGGTTGGTCTGGAAATGATCGGTGAAGAGATTGAAGAACCTTTCGGACTCGAACGAAATGATTTGCCACTCAATCAACTGGCCAAACTGATTCGGGTCAATGTTCACGATATTCTACAGATTCAGTTGCCTCATCAGGATAAGCTAGCTGCAAAGCCAGGGTTCACGATCATGACCTAGGGACTGGCGTCTATGTAAGATGTAGTATGTACGACTTCATACCATATAGACTACATCATACATCCTATATCAATTCAGTCTTCGGCTTCGATAACACCGCCGTGCAAGTGATAGATTGTCTTGTTTTGTAGCTCCGGCTGCCGTAACAAATCTTTTGCTGCCACCCGACTGCGAATGCCGTTCGTGCAAATGACGATAATCGTATCAAACGGAACGAGTTCTGCTTTACGTGACCGAATGTCAGCGAGTGGAACATTGATGCCGCCCAGATTGAATTCGTCGAATTCCCATTCATCCCGCACATCGACAACGACTGCGTTCGATTGTTGGCGGAGCAACGTGAGATCCGATAGCGTAATGTCTGTGTAGGTGTGTGTCGTCATACGTCCGAACAACAATCAATGGTAGTCGGCTGTTCAATTGAGCGCATCAGCGTTTGTCGATCGATAAAATCTCGATCTCGCCGATTGTCGGGCGACTTCCCCAGCCGCATTGCAGACTAACCTGATTGCCTGTCTCCCTGAAGCGAATGATGACCGGATGTTCAAGCGAGCCCGTACCAGTTGGAAGAGTACGAAGTGCATTCTGTAAAATGGGTAATGAAGTCACCGTTGGTTTATACATCACATCGGTAGACGGATTCCCGTGATCGAGCCGGACAAACTCTTCACAGCCGTCCGAAGCCAGATTATTGGCGTAAATGAACGCGGGTTCCGTCTGGCTGGGCTCCTGATCAGCCGCCTTTTCGTTCCGGCAACTTAACCCACCGACCAGTAGTAAAAAGAAGAGTGTTCGCATTGCTGTCGTTTTCCTAGTAGACTCCTTATTGACCCAAAAGGTTGCAGTCAGGTGGAAGGGCGTGGACAAAAATCTGTCAATCTGTCAGCCAGATGGCTATTGGAACGGGATTTGAAGCCGCCCGGTTAAACTCATTTAGTACATTAAACAAGACAACATGGAAGCCGTTCAAAACGAAAAAGGGCAGATTTCGATCCATACCGAGAATATCTTCCCGATTATCAAGAAATTTCTCTATTCCGACCACGAGATTTTCCTGCGTGAATTAGTATCGAATGCCGTTGATGCTACGCAGAAATTACGCCAGCTGGCGTCGTTCGGCGAATTTGGGGGCGAACTCGGCGACTTGAAAGTAACGGTTTCGCTCGATGAAGAAGCCAAAACGATCACGATCAGCGACAACGGGATCGGTATGACCGCCGACGAAATTAAGAAATATATCAATCAGATTGCGTTCTCGGGCGCGTCCGATTTTCTGGAAAAATATAAGGACAAAACCGACGACAAGGGGCAGATTATCGGACATTTCGGCTTAGGGTTCTATTCGGCCTTTATGGTTGCCGAAAAAGTTGAGATTGTCACCAAATCCTATCGCGATAATGCGGAAGCAGCCCGCTGGATCTGTGATGGTTCGACGGAGTTTGAACTGACACCCGCCGAACGTACGGAACGGGGTTCAGACGTTATTCTGCACGTGGCCCCCGATTCGGAAGAGTTCCTCAACAAAGGCCGGCTACAGAGCATTCTGGACAAGTACGCCCGTTTCCTGCCTATACCGGTTGAGTTCGATGGCAAAGTTGTGAATAACACAGCGCCCATCTGGACAAAATCGCCCTCCGATCTGACCGACGAGGATTACAAGGCATTCTACCGGGAATTGTATCCGATGGGTGAGGAGCCGCTATTCTGGATTCACCTCAACGTCGATTATCCATTTAATCTGACGGGTATTCTGTACTTCCCTCGCGTCAAAAACGAACTGCGGTTTCAGCGTGAGAAGATTCAGCTCTACAGCCGGCAGGTATTCATTACGGATGAGGTAAAAGACGTCGTTCCTGACTTCCTGATGATGCTGCACGGCGTGATCGACTCGCCGGATATTCCGCTCAACGTATCACGTAGCTTCCTGCAAGCGGATTCGAACGTTAAGAAAATCAACGGCTACATCACCCGGAAAGTAGCTGATAAACTGAATGATCTGTTCAATTCGGATCGGAAGGGCTTTGAAGAGAAGTTCGACGATATCGGTCTGTTCATCAAATACGGTATCCTGAGTGACGATAAATTCTGGGAAAAAGCGAAAAACTTCGTCTTGCTCAAAAACACGGAGGGCGAATACGCTACCCTCGATGAGTACCGTGAGAAAGTGCAGGCCAACCAGACTGACAAGAACAACACGCTGGTAGCCTTGTACACGACTGATCGCAAGCAGCAGGATGCTTACATCGAATCGGCCCGTCGGCGTGGTTACGATGTGCTGCTGATGGATAACGTGATCGATGCACACTTTATCAATGCGCTCGAACAGAAGCTCGACAAGGTGAATTTCCAGCGGGTTGATGCCGATACGCTCGACAAACTGATCGACAAAGGACTCAACAACGAAAGCGTCTTGTCGGAAGATGATAAAACCAAGCTGAAAGATGTGTTTGATCAGGTGCTGGACAACAAGATGCTGAACGTGAGTATTGAAGCGCAGCCCGTCGATGAACTTCCGGTTACCATCACGATGCCTGAGTTTATGCGCCGGATGAAAGACATGTCGGCTCTGTCGGGTGAGCAGTCGTTCTATGGTAACTTACCCGTGAGCTACAATGTAGTGGTAAACGCCAATCACGCGCTGATCGGGAAGATTCTGGCAGAGACGGATGCTGATACGCAGAAGTCGCTGGTCAAGCAGGTGTATGACCTTGCCTTGCTGTCGCAGAACATGCTGACCGGTGCTGAACTGACCGCCTTCGTTCGTCGGACCGTCGCAACGTTGTAAGTCCTGTAATCGAACAGTTCAACTACAGTGTACAAAAAATGGGCTGCTCTGGAAGGAGTAGCCCATTTTTTGTGGCGAGGTAACAAATTCGCTCTGGTGCTTACGCCCGACCGTTGCTACTCCGTGGAATCTGCGTAATAGGGTTACCGGCCTGTTTGGAAGAAGCCCGGCTGAACCAAACTTTTCGTTTAGCCAGCAGTCGCCCAATAATGAAGATCAGCACCGCGCCAATGATCACGACGGCAACCAGCGGCAAAAAGATCGTGAAGAGCGATAAACCAACCGACGCGGCATTTTCGCCGGTCGCAACGATTGGATTGGCAACTCCACCCGTTGTGGCACTGGAGCCGAGCCGGAGCAGACTGGTTCCCGCCTGAACGATCCCGGCAGAACTGCCACCCAGCATCAGGCCAAGTCCCCAGTGGATCACGGAGTTATCGATGTGCAAAAAAGATGTGCTCAGTATCGTACCGGCGATGATGGATAAAGGCGTGGCTATGGTATCCAGGATATTGTCGAGCCAGGGAATGTAATAGGCGCCAATTTCAAAGATAGTAGCGATGGCCAGCCCAAATAAAGCGGGCCAGTCACTGAGCCATTCGAAGCCCGTTACCGTGCCAATGAAGCCTAGCTTGGTAGCTACGCTGGCGATCAGCAACGGAACAAACACCCGAAAGCCGCAGCAGGCCGCCAGTCCAACGCCAATGCAGGCACTCATGATCCATTCGATGGACATAATTCGTACGTTTATTGTGTATACGTTACAGCCACCAGAAAAGGCCGTAAACTGACTACATAAACCGAATTTCGGGCCATTGGGTTTTAACCAAAGAACTGCGCGTTGAAATTCATGAGAAAGGCTTCGTCGGTGGCGCGGGTCAGCGCGGTGTAGAGCCAGCGGACAAATTCGTTGTTGACCTGCCCGTCCGGCAGAAATCCCTGATCGATAAAGACCGCGCTCCACTGGCCGCCCTGTGCTTTATGACACGTCAGCGCATAGGCAAACTTTACCTGCAACGCATTCAAATAAGGGTCGCGCCGAATCGCTTCGGCGCGTTCTTTCTTGCTCTTGATGTAGAAATAATCCTTTGAAACGCTTTCATAGAGCGCTTTGTGCTGGTCCGATGCGAGCGATGGTACGGGCGTATGCAGCGTGTCAAGCAGAATTTTAGCCTCAAAATCAGGCTGTTCCTCGTAATCGACCAGCCGCAGATTGACCGTCGCAAACCGGAAACCGTGCATCTCTTCCTTGTTGCGAATCTTCAGCACTTCGGCAAATTCGCCGTTAGCCAGAAATCCAGCCGGTGAATCGTCATCCAGAATAGTATAATTATTCCGGGCAATCATCAGCATGTCACCCGCGTCGAGTTCTTCTTCGCACTGGTCGATCATGCGCCGGACGAACTGGTTGTACTGCACCGCCGTTTTATTGGAGCGACAAAGAATAGCCGTATTCTCACGCCCATATTTATCATAGGCGTACCGGATGCCGTCTTCGAGCTTCATAAGTGGCATTTTATAAATGTCGCTGAATGACCGAACATTCAACTGAATGGCCGGGGAATCGGCCTGATCCGCCCCCCCCGAATCGTTCAGCAGCGCATCGAAACCCACGGCCTTAGGCGTTGGCTGAGGATCGTCGAGCAACAATCGCAGACTGGTCGCATTGTAGAGAATGCCCGATTCTTCTTCCTGCCGCATCACCTCGGTGAGTTCCTGCTCATAGACGGTCATGTCGAACGCACTGGAGAGAAAGTTACGATCGAGCGCCGGGCTCAATTCCCGCCCAATGGGGGGTAGCTGCGCCGTGTCGCCGATGAGCATCAGTTTATTGCCGGGGTTTTCAAAAACAAAATCGATCAGATCAGTGAGCAACCCCTTACCGCCAAAGTCTGCTTCGTCGGATATCATCGAGGCTTCATCGACGATAAAGAGCGTGTCTTCGTGGTAATTTTTCTGCCGCTGAAACGCCAGCGTTCCTGAGCCCGGCTCGGCTACCTGCCGATAAATTTTGCGGTGAATCGTCTGGGCCGGTTTCTTGGCATAATTGAACATTACTTTCGCAGCCCGACCGGTAGGCGCCAGCAGAATCGATTTATACCCAAAGCGGGGGAGTATTTTGATAAGGGTGCCGACGAGGGTCGTTTTGCCGGTTCCGGCGTAACCCCGCAGCAAAAAACAGTCGCGGTAGTGCTCAAATTCTTCGCGGGCGATGAACGCACCAATCTGCTCAAAAAACTGCTGTTGCCCACTCGTCGGTTTGTAGGGAAAGCGTTTGGCCAGCAACTGCGCAGCCGTTTGGGTATCATTCATGCATCTAATTTACGAAAAAAGAGGCAAAATTGAAAGGTGATTTTCGAGCTAAACGAAGCTTTAAACAGTCCTATTTTTTGCTATTTTTTACTTCTTTAGCCTCATTCATTTCCTCCTTCTGGCTTTTTTGTTATCTTCACCGCAGCACTAACTCCTTCACCCACATGAAAATACGTCACATTCTCCAGGGAAAAGCAATTAACGCCCTTTATTCCGTTCCGTCCGATGAAACCGTACTGGGCGCCTTAAAACTCATGGCCGAGAAAAACATTGGGGCTGTGCTGGTTGTCGACGACGAGAAACTGACCGGTATTTTCTCCGAACGGGATTATGCCCGCAAGGTTATCCTGAAAGATCGTCATTCGGACGATACGCGGGTTTCCGAGGTTATGACGGCGCAGGTGATTACGATCGAGCCCGAACAAACGCTGGAAGAATGTATGGTCATCATGTCGGACCGCCACATCCGGCACTTACCCGTTATGGACAATGGCGAATTGAGTGGTATCATTTCGATCAATGACGTGGTGACGGCGATTATCCGCGATCAGAAAACCCGGATCGATTCGCTCGAAAGCTATATTTCGGGAAGTCCGTACTAACACAAAAAGCAGGGTGTATGATCGTATGACCGCTCGTCCTGAAACCGGCCGTTCTGCGCATACACCCTGTTTCCGCCACTATAAATTCCTTACCTTCGCGTCCCCGGTTGATGGATGTGATGAAACGCAGTCGGTAAACCTGCCTGACCGCGCAAAAACCTCACGGCTGCTTAGGCGATGGATGCACCGAACGAAGAGGTATCGCGATTATACGGAAACCGCCTGCGACTGCGGGTTTGCGGACTGTGTCGGGATGGAGACCGCCTGTTAATGGTGCGCCACCGGAATATTGGTCCGGCCAACACATTCTGGAGTCCGCCGGGTGGGGGCGTAGAATTTGGCGAAAAGGCGCCTGATGCGTTAATTCGTGAGTTTGCCGAAGAAACGGGGCTGACGGTATCGGTAGGTGACCTTCTGTTCGTGAATGAAGTTATCGCAAAGCCACTCCACGCCGTTGAGTTGTTCTTTGTCGCTCAGGTCAGGACTGGATTGCTGCGATTGGGGATCGATCCGGAAATGGGCCTTATGAATCAGCTCATTGACGACGTTCGGTTTATGCAGTTCGACGAAATAAAAGCCTTGCCAGCCGACGAAGTTCACGCTTTGTTTCGTCACTGCAACTCGCTGGACGACGTCTTTGAGCTGCACGGCTATATGCACTGACCCGATAAGTTAGCCAGTTTGTTATCGATCGAAGAAAGATATGAACTGTTACGAGCTTGTGACGTTATTATCTACACCTATTCCGATTGTCTTTTTAGTTTAGTTATCCAATTAGCCGTTGCCAAGAATCCGTGCAAACCACCGTGACCTTAACGCCAACCGTAACCATTCGTTCTAACTCGTTCGATCCAGAGAAGACGGATAAATCAATTCTATGTCTGGAAGTTGGGCATGATCGATTTCGGTTTCTGGTGCAGGATTCACGTCGCCAGGGGTGCTTCCTGGAGGAGTACACGTTCCCGTCGCTGCTGACTGACCGGCCATTGACCGATCGGCTGCCGGATGTTTTCCGGGATCATCCGGTGTTGTCGGCTGGTCCCTGGCAGGAGGTTCGTATCTGTGTCAATTCGCCGTCTTTTACGCTGATACCGAAACCGCTTTTCCGGAAAGAGTACGCCAGCAGCTACCTGACATTCATGCGAGGCAACGATCTGCCCGCCCACGAATTTGCGCAGTCCTATGCGCACGACAGCGAGGGATTCCTGTCAATTTTTAACCTCGAACACCAGCTGGTCGATTTCTTTTCGGGTGCGTATCCGCTGCAACCGTCGACGTTTATTCACCAGATGGGTTCATTGATTCAGGCCACGGCTGAGCTGGATCGGCTGTCGCTAACGCCCCAGAATGTCTGGCTTTATTTTGAGGATGAATTTGTTTCTGTTTTGTACCGCAGTGGACATCAGTTGCAGTACAGCAATCGGTTCGGGTACAAAAATGTGCAGGATCTGGTCTACTACATACTGTATGTATTCAGCGAACAGAATCTGAATCCGGAAGCCATTAACGTGTTTCTGTACGGTGAAATTACGCCGTTCGCCGAAGCCTATACGGAACTGAATCGGTTCCTGCCGAACCTGACTTTCGGGCAGAAACCAGCTGGCCTAAGGCTGACTGAGGAATTCGACGAACTGCTCGAACATCGATATTTGAGTCTGTACGGCCTTTCTTTATTGGCAGAATGAAGCGAACTTGTGCCCCAAAGTAACCAAGACCTTTCGCTGGACCACTCATTCATCTGCTATGAACACAATTGCTTTGTTTCCGGGTTCCTTCGATCCGTTCACTAAAGGACACGAAGACATTGTCTTACGCGGACTTCGGCTGTTCGATGAGGTGATTATCGGCATCGGTCGTAACGCCCGAAAAGAGCGTTATTTTCCGCTTGACCAGATGATCCCCCTGATTGAAGAAGCCTTCAAAAAGTACCCGGCTGTTCGCGTTATCAGCTACGACGACCTGACGGCGAACGTTGCCCGAAGCGAAGGGGCTACATTTCTGCTGCGGGGCTTGCGGAATACGACCGATTTTGAATACGAAAACGGCATATCACAGGTGAACCGTTACGTGTACGAAGAGGTCGAGACGGTTTTCCTGATCACATCGCCCCATTTGGCCCCCATCAGTTCGAGCATCATTCGCGACCTGCATCGCTACGGCAAGCAGGTCGACGAATTTTTGCCGTACAAGCTGACGAACCAGCCGGTCTAGCCAGCGCGCTTATTTATTAACCGACTGGTCTAATTCCTGATTCACGGAATCGATCACGTAGCGAATGGAACTGAACGAATTGGTTAGGGCCAGCTTCGTTTGTTTCGGGTCGAGCCAGGCCAGCTTCTCAATGCCTTCGTCGGCTTGGGGAGCCATGCGCCGATCGTCGACGACACCCATCCGATACCATTTCGTGCGTTTCAGAATTCGGTTTCCATTGAGCGCGTAGGTGTGCCAGGTCGTGCAGATGCGTTCGCCAACCGACGGGCGCACTCCCGTTTCTTCCTCAACCTCGCGAGCCGCTCCCTGACGCGACGATTCACCGTCGTCCAACTTACCTTTAGGCAAATCCCAGACGCCCCGGCGAAACATCAACAGCATTTTGTTTCCTTTAAAAACAACACCACCAGCCGCTTTAATGATCTTGAATGGCTTCTTGATCGCATCTTCGCAGGCGCTTTTGTCAATGCATCCCAGCGTTATCGACAGCAGGGGTGTGGTGCTGGTTTTCTGAAGGAGAACCAGAATTTTTTCAACCGTTGCCGGGGTTGTATTGAGCACCAGAAGATGACCCTGCAATACATCCGCTTTCAACACCTCGAGACGGGCATCGACAATCTTGTCAAAATCTACGAACGTATCGCGTTTTAACGAGTTGGTCAGTTGTGAAGCGGCTTTTGAGCCAACGAGCCGGATTGGGCGGTCGTTAATGAAAATAATCATTGAAGCATTATGCAGATGGAAGGGTAAAAATAGCAAAAACCAACGGTCTGTTGCACGACTTAACCATTATAAACAGTTTCCGTTTACTATTTTTGCGCAAGCCAACCATTCCCCTTTGTGGAAATCCTTATAATTCTATTGCTGACGATTCTGAATGGGGTGTTCTCCATGTCTGAAATCGCGCTCGTTTCATCCCGTAGATCGAAGCTGGAAGCAGCCGCCAAAAACGGAGACCGTCAGGCGCAGGTAGCGCTCGATCTGGCGAATTCACCGAACCGGTTCCTGTCGACCGTACAGATTGGTATCACGCTGATCGGCATTTTGCTCGGTATTTTTTCGGGTGATAAACTGACCGACGATTTCCAGAACTTCGTGGCGCAGGTTGATCTCATTCGTCCCTACGCGCATTCGATTGCCGTTGTTCTGGTATTGTTGCTGCTTACTTACCTCTCGCTGGTATTTGGCGAATTAGTGCCGAAACGCATTGGGTTGTCCAACCCGGAAGGGATCGCCAAAACAATGGCCGCGCCCATGATGCTGCTGTCCCGGATTACATCACCGTTCATTGCCTTGCTGACGGTTTCAAGTGATTTGCTCCTGAAAGTACTGAATATTAAGCCCAACGAAAGTGCCGTTACGGAAGAGGAAATCAAAAGCCTGATTCAGGAGGGCACCTCGGGTGGGGCCATTGAGGAAATTGAACAGGAGATTGTTCAGAATGTCTTTCAGCTCGGCGATCGCAAAATTACATCGCTGATGACAAACCGTCAGGAGATTGTTTACCTCGATCTGGACGATGAACTGGCCGAGAACCGGGCTAAAATTCTGGAATATCGCCATTCGGTTTTTCCGCTTTGCGATGGAAGCGTAGACGATGTTGTCGGCCTGATCTACACGAAGGATTTTCTGGGTAATGACCTGGATAGCGAACTGACCCGGCTAAACGACATTAAGCGGGAAGCGTTGTTCGTGCCGGAAAACAACCGCGCCTATCAGGTGCTGGAGCGTTTTCGGG of Spirosoma agri contains these proteins:
- a CDS encoding hemolysin family protein, with amino-acid sequence MEILIILLLTILNGVFSMSEIALVSSRRSKLEAAAKNGDRQAQVALDLANSPNRFLSTVQIGITLIGILLGIFSGDKLTDDFQNFVAQVDLIRPYAHSIAVVLVLLLLTYLSLVFGELVPKRIGLSNPEGIAKTMAAPMMLLSRITSPFIALLTVSSDLLLKVLNIKPNESAVTEEEIKSLIQEGTSGGAIEEIEQEIVQNVFQLGDRKITSLMTNRQEIVYLDLDDELAENRAKILEYRHSVFPLCDGSVDDVVGLIYTKDFLGNDLDSELTRLNDIKREALFVPENNRAYQVLERFRERKQYVGMIVDEYGGVLGIVTLNDILDVLVGDINDDSHSDYEIRAREDGTYLIDAQLPFEDFISYFSINITTQARRDLTGFDTLGGFALHILKDIPQTGESFVWQAYRFEIIDMDKSRIDKILVSKLLEE
- a CDS encoding ATP-dependent DNA helicase, translated to MNDTQTAAQLLAKRFPYKPTSGQQQFFEQIGAFIAREEFEHYRDCFLLRGYAGTGKTTLVGTLIKILPRFGYKSILLAPTGRAAKVMFNYAKKPAQTIHRKIYRQVAEPGSGTLAFQRQKNYHEDTLFIVDEASMISDEADFGGKGLLTDLIDFVFENPGNKLMLIGDTAQLPPIGRELSPALDRNFLSSAFDMTVYEQELTEVMRQEEESGILYNATSLRLLLDDPQPTPKAVGFDALLNDSGGADQADSPAIQLNVRSFSDIYKMPLMKLEDGIRYAYDKYGRENTAILCRSNKTAVQYNQFVRRMIDQCEEELDAGDMLMIARNNYTILDDDSPAGFLANGEFAEVLKIRNKEEMHGFRFATVNLRLVDYEEQPDFEAKILLDTLHTPVPSLASDQHKALYESVSKDYFYIKSKKERAEAIRRDPYLNALQVKFAYALTCHKAQGGQWSAVFIDQGFLPDGQVNNEFVRWLYTALTRATDEAFLMNFNAQFFG
- a CDS encoding rhodanese-like domain-containing protein, with product MTTHTYTDITLSDLTLLRQQSNAVVVDVRDEWEFDEFNLGGINVPLADIRSRKAELVPFDTIIVICTNGIRSRVAAKDLLRQPELQNKTIYHLHGGVIEAED
- a CDS encoding NUDIX domain-containing protein; its protein translation is MDAPNEEVSRLYGNRLRLRVCGLCRDGDRLLMVRHRNIGPANTFWSPPGGGVEFGEKAPDALIREFAEETGLTVSVGDLLFVNEVIAKPLHAVELFFVAQVRTGLLRLGIDPEMGLMNQLIDDVRFMQFDEIKALPADEVHALFRHCNSLDDVFELHGYMH
- a CDS encoding DUF4126 domain-containing protein — encoded protein: MSIEWIMSACIGVGLAACCGFRVFVPLLIASVATKLGFIGTVTGFEWLSDWPALFGLAIATIFEIGAYYIPWLDNILDTIATPLSIIAGTILSTSFLHIDNSVIHWGLGLMLGGSSAGIVQAGTSLLRLGSSATTGGVANPIVATGENAASVGLSLFTIFLPLVAVVIIGAVLIFIIGRLLAKRKVWFSRASSKQAGNPITQIPRSSNGRA
- a CDS encoding DUF3822 family protein, with translation MTLTPTVTIRSNSFDPEKTDKSILCLEVGHDRFRFLVQDSRRQGCFLEEYTFPSLLTDRPLTDRLPDVFRDHPVLSAGPWQEVRICVNSPSFTLIPKPLFRKEYASSYLTFMRGNDLPAHEFAQSYAHDSEGFLSIFNLEHQLVDFFSGAYPLQPSTFIHQMGSLIQATAELDRLSLTPQNVWLYFEDEFVSVLYRSGHQLQYSNRFGYKNVQDLVYYILYVFSEQNLNPEAINVFLYGEITPFAEAYTELNRFLPNLTFGQKPAGLRLTEEFDELLEHRYLSLYGLSLLAE
- a CDS encoding bestrophin family protein is translated as MIIYKTKDWLPAIWHFHTGPTAIALLRRLVFVGLYATLVTVGELNFIDFRLKDTPSSFLQAMGILLSLLLIFRTNTAYDRFYEGRQIWGTLVNNCRNLAIYFNAVLPEGDTDSRAFYAKAISNFPFALKNHLREVPGVDELDIVEEGEKRSLSNFDHKPAGVSNQLWVRTEILYREGRLSESQHINLNQRLTTLMDVCGVCERIKSTPIPFSYNLFIKLFIMIYVGILPFTIITAYGYLTIPAVLLTSYILVGLEMIGEEIEEPFGLERNDLPLNQLAKLIRVNVHDILQIQLPHQDKLAAKPGFTIMT
- a CDS encoding NUDIX hydrolase is translated as MIIFINDRPIRLVGSKAASQLTNSLKRDTFVDFDKIVDARLEVLKADVLQGHLLVLNTTPATVEKILVLLQKTSTTPLLSITLGCIDKSACEDAIKKPFKIIKAAGGVVFKGNKMLLMFRRGVWDLPKGKLDDGESSRQGAAREVEEETGVRPSVGERICTTWHTYALNGNRILKRTKWYRMGVVDDRRMAPQADEGIEKLAWLDPKQTKLALTNSFSSIRYVIDSVNQELDQSVNK
- a CDS encoding CBS domain-containing protein yields the protein MKIRHILQGKAINALYSVPSDETVLGALKLMAEKNIGAVLVVDDEKLTGIFSERDYARKVILKDRHSDDTRVSEVMTAQVITIEPEQTLEECMVIMSDRHIRHLPVMDNGELSGIISINDVVTAIIRDQKTRIDSLESYISGSPY
- the htpG gene encoding molecular chaperone HtpG, which translates into the protein MEAVQNEKGQISIHTENIFPIIKKFLYSDHEIFLRELVSNAVDATQKLRQLASFGEFGGELGDLKVTVSLDEEAKTITISDNGIGMTADEIKKYINQIAFSGASDFLEKYKDKTDDKGQIIGHFGLGFYSAFMVAEKVEIVTKSYRDNAEAARWICDGSTEFELTPAERTERGSDVILHVAPDSEEFLNKGRLQSILDKYARFLPIPVEFDGKVVNNTAPIWTKSPSDLTDEDYKAFYRELYPMGEEPLFWIHLNVDYPFNLTGILYFPRVKNELRFQREKIQLYSRQVFITDEVKDVVPDFLMMLHGVIDSPDIPLNVSRSFLQADSNVKKINGYITRKVADKLNDLFNSDRKGFEEKFDDIGLFIKYGILSDDKFWEKAKNFVLLKNTEGEYATLDEYREKVQANQTDKNNTLVALYTTDRKQQDAYIESARRRGYDVLLMDNVIDAHFINALEQKLDKVNFQRVDADTLDKLIDKGLNNESVLSEDDKTKLKDVFDQVLDNKMLNVSIEAQPVDELPVTITMPEFMRRMKDMSALSGEQSFYGNLPVSYNVVVNANHALIGKILAETDADTQKSLVKQVYDLALLSQNMLTGAELTAFVRRTVATL
- the coaD gene encoding pantetheine-phosphate adenylyltransferase, whose amino-acid sequence is MNTIALFPGSFDPFTKGHEDIVLRGLRLFDEVIIGIGRNARKERYFPLDQMIPLIEEAFKKYPAVRVISYDDLTANVARSEGATFLLRGLRNTTDFEYENGISQVNRYVYEEVETVFLITSPHLAPISSSIIRDLHRYGKQVDEFLPYKLTNQPV